The following are from one region of the Mesorhizobium sp. B2-8-5 genome:
- a CDS encoding FAD binding domain-containing protein: MIRYAKPTMVDEALALLGEDRWRILAGGTDFYPTQGAKPFRDNILDINGLAQLRGIAEADDHWRIGARTTWTDVVRHPLPTAFDALKAAAREVGSVQIQNVASVAGNLCNASPAADGVPALLALEADVELRSATAVRHLPLGEFILGNRRTALQPGEMVTAIRVPKRSAVGASAFVKLGARRYLVISIAMAAARLVVENGVVADAAIAVGSCSAVARRLAGVEAALRGQPVTSALADTVLSAPIDELSPIADVRGSAEYRQDAAREIVVRAVHAAIGSGEGKVAA; encoded by the coding sequence GTGATCCGTTACGCGAAACCCACCATGGTCGACGAGGCGCTCGCTTTGCTTGGCGAGGATCGCTGGCGCATTCTGGCCGGCGGCACCGATTTCTATCCGACGCAGGGCGCCAAACCCTTCCGCGACAACATCCTCGACATCAATGGTCTCGCCCAACTGCGCGGCATCGCCGAGGCCGACGATCATTGGCGGATCGGCGCCCGCACCACCTGGACGGACGTTGTCCGCCATCCGCTGCCGACGGCGTTCGACGCGCTGAAGGCCGCAGCGCGCGAAGTCGGTTCCGTCCAGATCCAGAATGTCGCCTCGGTGGCCGGCAATCTCTGCAACGCGTCGCCTGCGGCCGACGGCGTGCCGGCATTGCTGGCGCTCGAAGCCGACGTCGAACTGCGCTCGGCCACAGCCGTCCGCCATCTTCCGCTCGGTGAATTCATCCTCGGCAATCGCCGCACCGCCCTGCAGCCGGGCGAGATGGTCACCGCCATTCGCGTGCCGAAGCGCTCCGCCGTCGGCGCCTCGGCTTTCGTCAAGCTCGGCGCCCGGCGCTACCTCGTCATCTCGATCGCCATGGCGGCAGCCCGGCTCGTGGTCGAGAATGGCGTCGTCGCCGATGCGGCGATCGCCGTCGGCTCCTGCTCGGCCGTTGCCCGTCGTCTCGCCGGCGTCGAGGCGGCGTTGCGCGGGCAGCCTGTCACTTCTGCCCTTGCGGACACGGTGCTGTCCGCGCCGATCGATGAACTGTCGCCGATCGCCGATGTGCGCGGCAGCGCCGAGTATCGGCAGGACGCGGCGCGCGAGATCGTCGTCCGCGCGGTGCATGCCGCGATCGGTTCCGGTGAAGGCAAGGTGGCCGCATGA
- the pncA gene encoding bifunctional nicotinamidase/pyrazinamidase, translating to MAEEALIVIDLQNDFCPGGALAVAGGDEIVPLVNDLIRRTEHVILTQDWHPAGHSSFASSHAGKQAFETMEMPYGPQTLWPDHCIQGSLGSDFHSGLAWTKAELVIRKGFRTAIDSYSAFFENDHKTPTGLGGYLKERGIDTITLVGLATDFCVAFSALDAVKQGFKTTVRLDACRGIDLNGSVEAMLGRMREAGVTLDDHLSD from the coding sequence ATGGCCGAAGAAGCGCTCATCGTCATCGACCTGCAGAATGATTTTTGCCCCGGCGGCGCGCTGGCGGTTGCTGGCGGCGACGAGATCGTGCCTTTGGTCAACGACCTGATCCGGCGGACCGAGCATGTGATCCTGACACAGGACTGGCACCCCGCCGGACATTCGAGCTTCGCCTCCAGCCATGCCGGCAAGCAGGCTTTCGAAACCATGGAGATGCCCTATGGGCCGCAGACGCTTTGGCCGGACCATTGCATCCAGGGCAGTCTCGGTTCCGATTTCCATTCCGGGCTCGCCTGGACCAAGGCCGAGCTGGTGATCCGCAAGGGGTTCCGCACCGCGATCGACTCCTACTCGGCCTTCTTCGAGAACGACCATAAGACGCCAACCGGCCTCGGAGGCTATCTCAAGGAACGCGGCATCGACACGATCACCCTGGTCGGCCTTGCCACCGACTTCTGCGTCGCCTTCTCCGCCCTCGACGCGGTGAAGCAAGGATTCAAGACGACGGTGCGGCTCGACGCCTGCCGCGGCATCGATCTCAACGGCTCCGTCGAGGCGATGCTGGGGCGGATGCGCGAGGCCGGCGTGACGCTCGACGATCATCTGTCGGACTGA
- a CDS encoding sodium:proton antiporter, whose product MRELFPYFTALAIAMLFPAQALAAEIHELPGAAMSLWWGLPFAGLLLSIATGPLLLPHVWEHHYGKIAAAWAVLAVVPLAVAFGLASAGEAVLHTLLTEYLSFIILLFALYTISGGILLAGNIHGTPLVNAGLLLIGAMLASVIGTTGASMILIRPMLRANDNRPFNAHVVIFFIFLVSNIGGSLTPLGDPPLFVGFLRGVDFFWTTANLWRETLFVGGVVLAVFLAIDIILHRREGGMPKIKDLTPDTKVRLRGLANLPLLAGVIGAILLSAAWKPGVSFSVLGVSLELQNLARDAIILALAWLSLRVSYKSHREANGFTWGPIAEVAKLFAGIFVCIVPVIAILRAGHDGALAPLVALVTSADGQPNNLAYFWLTGGLSSFLDNAPTYLVFFELAGGDARHLMTEAASTLAAISAGAVFMGANTYIGNAPNFMVYAIARHRGVKMPGFFGYMAWSGLVLIPTFFIAGFLFFR is encoded by the coding sequence ATGAGGGAGCTTTTTCCATATTTCACCGCGCTCGCCATCGCGATGCTGTTTCCAGCACAGGCGCTGGCCGCCGAAATCCACGAACTGCCCGGCGCCGCGATGTCGCTGTGGTGGGGCCTGCCCTTTGCCGGCCTGCTCTTGTCGATCGCGACCGGGCCGCTGCTCTTGCCGCATGTCTGGGAACATCACTACGGCAAGATCGCCGCTGCGTGGGCCGTGCTGGCGGTCGTGCCGCTGGCGGTGGCCTTCGGCCTTGCTTCGGCAGGCGAAGCGGTGCTGCACACGCTGCTTACCGAATATCTGTCCTTCATCATCCTGTTATTCGCGCTCTACACGATTTCGGGCGGCATCCTGCTTGCCGGCAACATCCACGGCACCCCGCTGGTCAACGCCGGGCTGCTGCTGATCGGCGCGATGCTCGCCTCGGTCATCGGCACGACCGGCGCTTCGATGATCCTGATCCGGCCGATGCTGCGCGCCAACGACAACCGGCCGTTCAACGCCCATGTGGTGATCTTCTTCATCTTCCTGGTCTCCAACATCGGCGGCTCGCTGACGCCGCTCGGCGATCCGCCTTTGTTCGTCGGCTTCCTGCGCGGCGTCGACTTCTTCTGGACGACGGCAAATCTGTGGCGCGAGACGTTGTTCGTCGGCGGTGTCGTGCTCGCCGTGTTCCTGGCGATCGACATCATCCTGCATCGCCGCGAGGGCGGCATGCCGAAGATCAAGGATCTCACTCCGGACACGAAGGTGCGTCTGCGCGGCCTGGCCAACCTGCCGCTGCTGGCCGGGGTTATCGGCGCCATCCTGCTTTCGGCCGCGTGGAAGCCCGGCGTCAGCTTTTCCGTCCTGGGCGTCAGCCTCGAACTGCAGAACCTCGCGCGCGATGCCATCATCCTGGCGCTGGCGTGGCTGTCACTTCGCGTCTCGTACAAGAGCCACAGGGAAGCCAACGGCTTCACCTGGGGGCCGATCGCCGAAGTGGCGAAATTGTTTGCCGGCATTTTCGTCTGCATCGTGCCGGTCATCGCGATCCTGAGAGCCGGCCATGACGGTGCCCTGGCGCCGCTGGTCGCGCTGGTCACGTCGGCGGATGGCCAGCCTAACAACCTTGCCTATTTCTGGCTGACCGGGGGGCTGTCGTCCTTCCTCGACAACGCGCCGACCTATCTGGTGTTCTTCGAGCTCGCCGGCGGCGACGCCCGGCATTTGATGACGGAGGCTGCCTCGACGCTTGCGGCGATCTCGGCCGGCGCGGTGTTCATGGGCGCCAACACTTATATCGGCAACGCACCGAACTTCATGGTCTATGCCATCGCCAGGCATCGCGGCGTCAAGATGCCCGGCTTCTTCGGCTACATGGCGTGGTCGGGCCTGGTGCTGATCCCGACGTTTTTCATCGCCGGGTTTTTGTTTTTTCGATGA
- a CDS encoding ABC transporter ATP-binding protein — protein sequence MAEPLMADTGLLAISGLDCFYGEVQVLYGLDLVLNKGEVLCLFGRNGAGKTTTLKAIMGLVPAAGGSIKLDGKELTGLAAHDVPKAGVAYVPQGRRLFAEMTVAENIEIGLMARGKGTQTRESVLDLFPLLRERLRQRSGTLSGGEQQMLAMARALCLEPQVLLLDEPTEGLMPSMIAKIRETVAKLRELGVSTILVEQRVDAVLSVADRVAFIENGRNRETVDVEELRDDPSAVRRYVGVG from the coding sequence ATGGCTGAGCCCCTCATGGCCGACACAGGCCTGCTCGCCATTTCCGGCCTCGACTGCTTCTATGGCGAGGTGCAGGTGCTCTACGGCCTCGACCTCGTGCTCAACAAGGGCGAGGTGCTGTGCCTGTTCGGCCGCAACGGCGCCGGCAAGACGACCACGCTGAAGGCGATCATGGGCCTGGTCCCGGCGGCCGGCGGCTCGATCAAACTGGACGGCAAGGAATTGACCGGCCTCGCCGCGCATGACGTGCCGAAGGCCGGCGTCGCCTATGTGCCGCAGGGCAGGCGATTGTTCGCCGAGATGACGGTGGCGGAAAACATCGAGATCGGCCTGATGGCGCGCGGCAAGGGCACGCAAACCCGCGAGAGCGTGCTCGATCTCTTCCCGTTGCTCAGGGAACGGCTGAGGCAACGCTCCGGCACGCTCTCCGGCGGCGAGCAGCAGATGCTGGCCATGGCCCGCGCGCTCTGCCTCGAACCGCAGGTGCTGCTGCTCGACGAGCCGACCGAAGGGCTGATGCCGTCGATGATCGCCAAAATCCGCGAGACGGTGGCAAAGCTGCGCGAGCTCGGCGTCTCGACCATCCTGGTCGAGCAGCGCGTCGACGCCGTGCTTTCGGTGGCGGATCGTGTTGCATTCATCGAGAACGGCCGCAACCGCGAGACGGTCGATGTCGAGGAATTGCGTGACGACCCGTCGGCGGTGCGGCGCTATGTCGGCGTGGGATAA
- a CDS encoding ABC transporter ATP-binding protein has product MMPLLTTKGLSRNFGGLRAVDGVDFALMPGEIRAIIGPNGAGKTTFVSLLSGRIQPSSGMIVFDGSDITSLPAYARVRLGVAYTFQITSVFANLTAFDNVALPVQRTLTDGRSRGAVRAGVMSALERTGLADRAGTLAGQLSYGHQRLLEVAMGLSLKPRLLILDEPTQGLADAEIDNFITLVREIAKDATVLLIEHNMPVVMQLADRITVFNSGKILAEGTPEQIRANAEVQDAYLGATHG; this is encoded by the coding sequence ATGATGCCGCTGCTGACCACCAAGGGCCTGTCGCGCAACTTCGGCGGTCTTCGCGCCGTCGACGGCGTCGACTTCGCGCTGATGCCGGGCGAGATCCGCGCCATCATCGGACCCAACGGCGCCGGCAAGACCACTTTCGTCAGCCTGCTCTCGGGCCGCATCCAGCCGTCGTCGGGCATGATCGTCTTCGACGGTAGCGACATCACCAGCCTGCCGGCCTATGCTAGGGTCCGCCTCGGCGTCGCCTACACCTTTCAGATCACCAGCGTCTTTGCCAACCTCACCGCCTTCGACAATGTCGCGTTGCCGGTGCAGCGCACGCTGACGGATGGCCGCTCCAGGGGCGCGGTCAGGGCCGGCGTGATGTCGGCGCTGGAGCGCACCGGCCTAGCCGACCGCGCCGGCACGCTGGCGGGACAGCTCTCCTACGGCCACCAGCGCCTGCTCGAAGTGGCGATGGGACTGTCGCTGAAACCGCGCCTGCTCATCCTCGACGAGCCGACGCAAGGCCTGGCCGACGCCGAGATCGACAATTTCATCACGCTGGTGCGTGAGATCGCCAAGGACGCCACCGTGCTTCTGATCGAGCACAACATGCCGGTGGTCATGCAGCTTGCCGACCGCATCACCGTCTTCAATTCGGGAAAGATCCTCGCCGAAGGCACGCCGGAGCAGATCCGCGCCAACGCCGAGGTGCAGGATGCCTATCTCGGAGCGACCCATGGCTGA
- a CDS encoding branched-chain amino acid ABC transporter permease, translating to MRDASPAKAYALHIGVIALLFALNFILPDYHQGLSARIMTLAVFAMGYNLLFGYVGLLSLGHAMFFSAGLYGAGLTVYHLGWGVPEAFVAGVVCGALLALVIGLLALRTSGVAFMIVTMMFAQVFYLLILYFAAWTGGDQGLVIQQASRVFSIGGTSLDLTDPTVRYMSALALFAVVLLITLAVVRSRFGRVLVAIRENEERTKMLGYDTVANKLAAVVASGAICAASGAAYALLFGYVGSSFAGVQYSILPLLWVLLGGAATTLGPLIGTLFMYYVTDITSGFTSAYLLIVGVALILLVLFAPKGIMGSIRQRWLGWLP from the coding sequence ATGAGGGATGCTTCGCCGGCAAAGGCCTACGCCCTGCATATCGGCGTCATCGCGCTTCTCTTCGCGCTGAACTTCATCCTGCCGGACTATCACCAGGGCCTGTCCGCCCGCATCATGACGCTGGCCGTCTTCGCCATGGGCTACAATCTGCTCTTCGGCTATGTCGGCCTGCTCAGCCTCGGCCACGCCATGTTCTTCTCGGCCGGCCTCTACGGCGCGGGCTTGACCGTCTATCATCTCGGCTGGGGTGTACCCGAAGCCTTCGTTGCCGGAGTCGTCTGCGGCGCGCTGCTCGCTCTGGTCATCGGCCTGCTGGCGCTGCGCACCTCGGGTGTGGCGTTCATGATCGTCACCATGATGTTCGCCCAGGTTTTCTACCTGCTCATCCTCTATTTCGCCGCCTGGACCGGCGGCGACCAGGGCCTGGTCATCCAGCAGGCATCGCGGGTGTTTTCGATCGGCGGCACCTCCCTCGACCTGACCGATCCGACCGTTCGTTATATGAGCGCGCTGGCGCTGTTCGCGGTCGTGCTGCTCATCACCCTTGCCGTCGTCCGCTCCCGCTTCGGCCGTGTCCTGGTCGCCATCCGCGAGAACGAGGAGCGGACAAAGATGCTGGGCTATGACACGGTCGCCAACAAGCTCGCGGCCGTCGTGGCCTCAGGCGCCATCTGCGCGGCGTCGGGCGCCGCCTATGCGCTGCTGTTCGGTTATGTCGGATCGAGCTTCGCCGGCGTCCAATATTCGATCCTGCCGCTGCTCTGGGTGCTGCTGGGGGGTGCCGCGACCACGCTCGGGCCGCTCATCGGCACGCTGTTCATGTATTACGTCACCGACATCACCAGCGGCTTCACCTCCGCCTATCTCCTGATCGTCGGCGTGGCGCTCATCCTGCTCGTCCTGTTTGCTCCGAAGGGCATTATGGGCAGCATCCGCCAGCGCTGGCTGGGGTGGCTGCCATGA
- a CDS encoding branched-chain amino acid ABC transporter permease — translation MHFGPHLLLAALEGLVTSAVLALTALGLSLVFGVMRVVNVAHGEFFMLGAVLAWAVSTAISGHPAIGFVAALVIAPVLVGLVALVAERLVLRRLNYNPEGTIVATIGMLYIIQQLALTFYGPEARPVEPPFSYRILLPWFGYSGYKLSVVAASAILLVITWLVLTRTKIGLIMRATQYDRETAQAFGIPVERVYAGVFAVGAMLAAIAAVLIVPISQAHYLMGQDSLLLSFIVVIIGGLGSLRGTVVAAVLIGLSDGIISMFFSPTLAKIIATLVVAMVLVFRPQGLFGTTPR, via the coding sequence ATGCACTTCGGACCCCATCTCCTCCTCGCCGCCCTCGAAGGTCTCGTCACCTCCGCCGTATTGGCGCTGACGGCGCTCGGCCTTTCGCTGGTGTTCGGCGTCATGCGCGTCGTCAACGTCGCCCATGGCGAGTTCTTCATGCTGGGCGCGGTGCTGGCCTGGGCGGTCTCGACGGCGATCTCGGGCCACCCGGCGATCGGTTTCGTGGCCGCGCTGGTGATCGCGCCCGTGCTGGTCGGGCTGGTTGCGCTCGTCGCCGAACGCCTGGTGCTGCGCCGGCTCAACTACAATCCCGAAGGCACCATCGTCGCCACCATCGGCATGCTCTACATCATCCAGCAACTGGCGTTGACCTTCTATGGCCCCGAGGCCCGACCGGTCGAGCCGCCCTTCAGCTACCGCATCCTTTTGCCGTGGTTCGGCTATTCCGGCTACAAGCTCTCCGTGGTTGCCGCTTCCGCCATCCTGCTGGTGATCACCTGGCTGGTGCTGACGCGAACGAAGATCGGCCTGATCATGCGCGCCACCCAATATGACCGCGAGACGGCGCAGGCCTTCGGCATCCCGGTCGAGCGCGTCTATGCCGGCGTCTTCGCCGTCGGCGCCATGCTGGCGGCGATCGCCGCGGTGCTGATCGTGCCGATCAGCCAGGCGCATTACCTGATGGGGCAGGACTCGCTGCTGCTTTCCTTCATCGTCGTCATCATCGGCGGGCTCGGCTCGCTGCGCGGCACTGTGGTCGCCGCCGTCCTGATCGGCCTCTCCGACGGCATCATCTCGATGTTCTTCTCGCCGACGCTCGCCAAGATCATCGCCACGCTGGTGGTCGCCATGGTGCTGGTGTTCCGGCCGCAGGGCCTGTTCGGGACCACGCCGCGATGA
- a CDS encoding ABC transporter substrate-binding protein, producing the protein MADKNGFFDLSKTTLSRRTALKGIAAGAGLALAPGFVRYSQAQSSAPIRIGFQSHRTGIGAAYGRWYEKTSAAAVKAINDAGGIGGRKVELVIEDDGTDPARGAEVVAKFAKQHKTDIVFGTLFSHVVIGSAPAAGENKIPYFVVSEGHHVASTKLNRYVFQPGITDVKSQIQSMAPWIAANAGKKVTQIFPDFAFGYDHRDYLPPALKAQGADVIAQIAIPPTESSFTKYFPQIPAETEVIYHVMVGPAVLTFVKELGEFYGSQRPQLFGFIDSLEAVDINSPGLEFLDGSHFWEGSPRYAQADDSAAQKAYRAAVGIDDNGAAVGDPKDVSTAAHMFGCWETLYVVKKAMEDAGYKGPEDRAKLVEATEALKEFAEGPEHPQGPKTFNGKIHQCFGIQNISKVEGGKLKVVHKTKIEEGLYEPEGDYTTQAL; encoded by the coding sequence ATGGCCGACAAGAACGGATTTTTCGACCTCTCGAAAACCACACTATCCCGCCGCACCGCGCTGAAGGGCATCGCCGCCGGCGCCGGCCTGGCGCTGGCGCCCGGCTTCGTCCGCTACAGCCAGGCGCAGAGCTCGGCACCGATCAGAATAGGCTTCCAGTCGCACCGCACCGGCATCGGCGCCGCCTATGGCCGCTGGTACGAGAAGACCAGCGCCGCCGCCGTCAAGGCGATCAACGACGCCGGCGGCATCGGCGGCCGCAAGGTCGAGCTGGTGATCGAGGATGACGGCACCGATCCCGCCCGCGGCGCCGAGGTGGTGGCCAAGTTCGCCAAGCAGCATAAGACCGACATCGTCTTCGGCACGTTGTTCTCGCATGTCGTGATCGGCTCGGCGCCCGCCGCCGGCGAGAACAAGATCCCCTATTTCGTGGTCAGCGAAGGTCATCACGTCGCCTCGACCAAGCTCAACCGCTACGTCTTCCAGCCCGGCATCACCGACGTGAAAAGCCAAATCCAGTCGATGGCGCCATGGATCGCGGCGAACGCCGGCAAGAAGGTGACGCAGATCTTCCCCGACTTCGCCTTCGGCTACGACCATCGCGACTACCTGCCGCCGGCGCTGAAGGCGCAGGGCGCCGACGTGATCGCGCAGATCGCCATCCCGCCGACGGAAAGCTCCTTCACGAAATACTTCCCGCAGATCCCGGCCGAGACCGAGGTGATCTATCATGTCATGGTCGGCCCGGCCGTGCTCACCTTCGTCAAGGAGCTTGGCGAGTTCTACGGCTCGCAGCGGCCGCAGCTCTTCGGCTTCATCGATTCGCTCGAGGCCGTCGACATCAACAGCCCTGGCCTCGAATTCCTCGACGGCAGCCATTTCTGGGAGGGCTCGCCGCGTTACGCGCAGGCCGATGACTCGGCCGCGCAGAAGGCCTATCGCGCCGCCGTCGGCATCGACGACAATGGCGCCGCCGTCGGCGACCCCAAGGACGTCTCCACCGCCGCCCACATGTTCGGCTGCTGGGAAACGCTCTATGTCGTCAAGAAGGCGATGGAAGATGCCGGCTACAAGGGACCGGAGGACCGCGCCAAGCTGGTCGAGGCGACCGAGGCGCTGAAGGAATTCGCCGAGGGGCCGGAGCATCCCCAGGGTCCAAAGACCTTCAACGGCAAGATCCACCAGTGCTTCGGCATCCAGAACATCTCCAAGGTCGAAGGCGGCAAGCTCAAGGTCGTGCACAAGACCAAGATCGAGGAGGGCCTCTACGAGCCGGAAGGGGATTACACGACGCAGGCGCTGTGA
- the pncB gene encoding nicotinate phosphoribosyltransferase, protein MAKTDIARRVYNHTWKLDPIVRSLLDTDFYKLLMLQMIWGMYPKVDATFSLINRTTSVRLADEIDEGELRAQLDHARTLRFSKKEMIWLGGNNFYGRKQIFESEFLAWLENFRLPDYELSRRDGQYELSFPGPWMYTTLWEIPALAIINELRSRAAMRSYGPFALDVLYARAKAKMWAKTERLKALPGIRISDFGTRRRHSFLWQRWCVEALKEGIGDAFTGTSNVLLAMDNDLEALGTNAHELPMVFAALANSEEELREAPYKVLQDWQRYYGGNLLIVLPDAFGTDSFLRDAPDWVADWTGFRPDSAPPIEGGEKIIDWWRKKGKDPKQKLLIFSDGLEVETIEETYRHFRGKVRMSFGWGTNLTNDFEGCAPTETDSLDAISLVCKVTEANGRPAVKLSDNPAKATGDEKEIKRYLRIFGEKGRVEQLVKV, encoded by the coding sequence ATGGCAAAAACCGATATAGCGCGGCGCGTCTACAACCACACCTGGAAGCTCGACCCGATCGTCCGCAGCCTGCTGGACACCGACTTCTACAAGCTCCTGATGCTGCAGATGATCTGGGGCATGTATCCCAAGGTCGACGCCACCTTCTCGCTGATCAACCGCACCACCTCGGTGCGGCTGGCCGACGAGATCGACGAAGGCGAATTGCGCGCCCAGCTCGACCATGCCCGCACCTTGCGTTTTTCCAAGAAGGAGATGATCTGGCTGGGCGGCAACAATTTCTATGGCCGCAAGCAGATCTTCGAGTCGGAATTCCTGGCCTGGCTGGAGAATTTCCGCCTGCCCGACTACGAACTTTCCAGGCGTGACGGCCAGTACGAGCTCTCCTTCCCCGGCCCCTGGATGTACACCACGCTCTGGGAAATCCCGGCCTTGGCCATCATCAACGAGCTGCGCTCCCGCGCGGCGATGCGCTCCTACGGGCCGTTCGCGCTCGATGTGCTTTACGCCCGCGCCAAGGCCAAGATGTGGGCCAAGACCGAGCGGCTGAAAGCGCTGCCCGGCATCCGCATTTCCGACTTCGGCACAAGACGCCGCCACTCCTTCCTGTGGCAGCGCTGGTGCGTCGAGGCGCTGAAGGAAGGCATCGGCGATGCCTTCACCGGCACCTCCAACGTGCTTCTGGCCATGGACAACGACCTCGAAGCTTTGGGCACCAACGCGCATGAGCTGCCGATGGTCTTCGCGGCGCTGGCCAATTCCGAGGAGGAATTGCGCGAGGCGCCCTACAAGGTGCTGCAGGACTGGCAGCGCTATTATGGCGGCAATCTCCTGATCGTGCTGCCCGACGCCTTCGGCACGGATTCCTTCCTGCGCGACGCGCCGGACTGGGTCGCCGACTGGACCGGCTTCCGCCCCGACAGCGCCCCGCCGATCGAGGGCGGCGAAAAAATCATCGACTGGTGGCGCAAGAAGGGCAAGGATCCCAAGCAGAAGCTGCTCATCTTCTCCGACGGTCTGGAGGTCGAGACCATCGAGGAGACTTACAGGCATTTCCGCGGCAAGGTGCGCATGTCCTTCGGCTGGGGCACCAACCTCACCAACGATTTCGAAGGCTGCGCCCCGACCGAAACCGACAGCCTCGACGCCATATCGCTGGTCTGCAAGGTCACCGAGGCCAATGGCCGGCCGGCGGTGAAGCTGTCGGACAACCCCGCCAAGGCGACGGGGGACGAGAAGGAGATCAAAAGGTATCTGAGGATTTTCGGCGAGAAGGGCCGGGTGGAGCAGTTGGTGAAGGTGTAG
- the gcvA gene encoding transcriptional regulator GcvA, whose translation MAKRLPPLNPLRAFEAAARHASLTKAAGELNVTHGAVSHQIKALEQSLGVKLFERAGQRVKLTPHGAEFLPAVSSAFDGIAAATQRMTRPASAGALSVSCVPALLLLWMTPRLGSFTAQYPDIQLTLIPSNDARDIRAPQIDVCVHYGDGSWSDCWIRKWSGLELFPVVSPTLINNRPIRGVRDLADHVFLHGDDGREWHTWLAAADALDLERGRRHHLGDARMATEAAVHGHGVALGDSVTARALLARGMLVAPFTLSVPAVDDFYVVCRNEMRSAPIVQLFIDWLFAEKEQDEGRADAPVAGRVPSRRKRPALKVIGARAIPGKV comes from the coding sequence ATGGCCAAGCGCCTGCCGCCCCTGAACCCGCTGCGCGCCTTCGAAGCCGCGGCGCGGCACGCCTCGCTGACCAAGGCCGCGGGTGAGCTGAATGTCACGCACGGCGCCGTCAGCCACCAGATCAAGGCGCTCGAGCAATCGCTTGGCGTGAAACTCTTCGAGCGCGCCGGTCAGCGCGTGAAGCTGACGCCGCATGGCGCCGAATTCCTGCCGGCGGTCTCGTCCGCCTTCGACGGCATCGCCGCCGCCACCCAGCGCATGACTAGGCCGGCAAGCGCGGGCGCGCTGTCGGTATCCTGCGTGCCGGCGCTGCTCTTGCTCTGGATGACGCCGCGGCTCGGTTCCTTCACGGCGCAATATCCGGACATCCAGCTGACGCTGATCCCATCCAACGACGCCCGTGATATTCGCGCCCCGCAGATCGACGTCTGCGTGCATTATGGCGACGGCAGTTGGAGCGATTGCTGGATACGCAAATGGTCGGGGCTGGAACTTTTTCCCGTGGTCAGCCCGACGTTGATCAACAACCGGCCGATCCGCGGCGTCCGCGACCTTGCCGATCACGTCTTCCTGCATGGCGACGACGGCCGCGAATGGCACACCTGGCTGGCCGCCGCCGATGCGCTCGATCTGGAACGCGGCCGCCGCCATCATCTGGGCGATGCGCGCATGGCGACGGAGGCTGCCGTGCACGGCCATGGCGTGGCGCTCGGCGATTCCGTCACCGCACGCGCCTTGCTGGCCAGGGGCATGCTCGTCGCGCCTTTTACGTTGTCGGTGCCGGCGGTCGATGATTTCTACGTCGTCTGCCGCAACGAAATGCGCTCGGCGCCGATCGTCCAGCTCTTCATCGACTGGTTGTTCGCCGAGAAGGAGCAGGACGAGGGCCGGGCCGACGCGCCGGTGGCCGGCCGCGTGCCCAGCCGCAGGAAACGCCCCGCCCTGAAGGTGATCGGGGCTAGAGCAATTCCAGGAAAAGTGTGA